The genomic stretch CCTGTTCACCAGGATTCCTGGGGGCCCAGGTCGGGTCAACCCTACCCATGTCATCTTACTGCCTCGACTGTCTTTTAGCCCCGCATTGCGCAGGCGGGGCAAGGGGGCGGAGGGTGACGTCTGTGTCGTCTCCATGGTACCCAGGTGGTCTCTGTCTGGGGAGTGTGTGGCGCGTGCGTCGGCCTCCAGGAGCATTCTGGGAGAGATGCCGTTCTTTTCTGCGGAATAAAATGTCTCCAGCTTCTCCAAACGCTCGTTGATGCTTAGGTGATGAGAGCGGTCGTCCTGGTGGcggttgtcatggaaacagccTGACCCGGCGTCTGCCGCCCCGTCTGATTGGGTTGTCCTGAGCAGGTGCGCGTGTCGGATCAGCCTCGACGGGCTGctgtctctgattggctcagcGGGCAAGAGGACTTGGCAGGGGGCGGAGTCACAGAGTTGCGCTGCAGAGCTTttaggaggaggaagatggacGAGCTCTCTGTCCCTGAACACGGAcactgaaagacaaaaacacacagatacaatcTAGTGTGTCACACACTGTAACATGGATGTGTGCAGCTTTTTGTTTCTGTAGAAATCCTTACCTTCAGGAAAGAGTGTCTCTCTGGTGTCCAAGGTGATGGCGATCTCCTCATCCTCAGGGgcgagagagggggagggaaggCGAGGTGGGATAGAGGGGGAGGCAGAGAGGGGAGGCTGGGGTGGAGATGGAGACGGAGGACGGTTCTCTGCGTTCTCTCTGTGGTCCTTTCTGTGTAGGTCCTCAGGCCTCTTCCTGTTGCTCTGACACATAGTTGGCTGTTGGGCTCTCAGGGGCCTGCTGGACTGCTTTGCACTTTTTTGATTGGGTGGTTCATTCTAAAAACAAGCAGTGATAAGTAATCAGAAGGCCCACTGTTCGACTCCCCTAGAATTGACTTGGACCCTcccaaaagtgatgaaaataatagtttagtgggaactgaaaaagaaaatacagggTTGGCCTATCcaaaattgtatgtatttaaatgcaGTATTAGCATCACATACCAACAATTGAGGAAATAATCTAATGAAATACGATTTTCAAACCCTCCCTTTCTATTGGACTGTACCATTTCTCTGGTACGTTCAGACTGTTCTTTTCAGTGTTGCCAACGTAGTGACTTTTTCGCTAGATTTAGCCACTTTTCAGACCCCCGTAGCgacattttttcacaaaagcgTCAAATCCGGCGACTTTCTGTTGAAAAGACTCCAGTATTGTCCGGTGAGCACGCAAGGTGTTTCTCTCTTGAAACACTCTTGTTTCTTCTCAAAACAGTCAcctctctcttctgttctgtgACTGAGGAGCAGCCCCTCCTCTTTCTGCTTTCTCCTCATGTGCAACAGCACTGCGCAGGCagtgtgaaaggggagagagggacaggGGGACAGGGTGCAGGGACCGGTGTAGGTACGCGAGACAGCGGGACAGTATCTCTTACTAtctaccttgctgacacaaccGCAACGCCTTATGCAAATGCTCGTATGACGTCatctatcaaaataaaaatagctgtACCCACCGAAGCTCACGGTATAATTCGAACACTGAGAAGGCCCAAGAGCACCAAAGATACCACATAGTCACCTCAAAAACAACTAATACATACTAATACTACAACTCTAATACAACCACTTGTAGCCATCGGCTTCCTTCTTCCATCTAAGATTATACCTGAGTTTTAACGGTTTAACTTTAATTAGGTATTCGCCGTTGTTACTGATTTAATTTTACTTAGATAATCTGTTGTCTctgcagtaaaacacacacatcagtgaGTCACACCATTGCACTGGTTGGCATCTTCCTGCATTACCATTAACAAGGGATTTGTAGTTTCTTTTCAATCCTATATAGTACTTCCTGTAAATACTGACTCgtgcaccaaatgtgtattaccAAGCCTTAAGTAGTCCCCAGGAAAAGTCCTCTTTGTTTAAGTAACATCTGCTAAAGTTTACAGTTCCCAGCTGTTTGaggaaattactttttattttgtaatatacagtatctgtgaatgtttttttactttttatttttttagatgcgGGAACAAATGGGCTTGGGTGTGAATATGGAAAGCCGAAAAAGTGTGGATTACATCATTGTTGGTACTTTGGGATTAGTAGATGATAAAAAATCTTTATCCTTTAATACACTTACctacatatttaaatgattacTGCATGTGTGCGTATGATGTTGTAGACAAAATACCTGTTGCTTGGTCTTTGATTCAGAGGTattcctctctctccatgtATTCTTGCCGGGAAGACTCCAGTCATTGCTCTCTAGTTTCTGCCAAATCAATCAATTTCAGTTGTTAAAACTTCACAGCAGTACTTGAGAAGGATTGTTATGGATTAAAATGAGGCGTAAACCTTGCTGGCTTTGGCTCCCTTCTGGCTCCTGCTGAGTTTGTGGAGCAGCAGGTGATAGGAGGCCATGATGGCGGAGGGTCGGTTGATGGTGAGTGTGTGGATGATCTCAGAGAGGGAGTAGCCCAGCGTCTCTTTCATGTACGCCAGCACGGACGAGTTGAGATCCTCTGGGCACAACCTGGAAGGAACCAAGAGAGAGGGATGGGAACAGGTACGTGGATAGAAGAAGCGTGGAACTTACGTGGTAAGGATTTTTGGTTTGATGATTTTTAATTGTGAGCAGAACCGAGCTGGACTGGTTCTGGCTTCATTCATGTggatttcagaaaatgtaatgttgcCCAGAGGAGCCATACATGATTGCATTTCCACACTGCGTGAAGTGATAAAAGCCTTTTAGTCATGCTATAATACACAAAGCTGTTACCCAACAGACcacaaaaaaatcagtttaTTAGAACACTTTCAGTAATTTCCCTCTTGGTtatcaacattttaatgtttgcgGCAGAACTTTCCCTGTCTAACTGCTCTCATGGCACAAAAGACATACTATAGCAAATTTGAAAACTTGACTTTTCCTGTGATGTTGAttgaaaaatttgatttttaacCAGAACATCACATTTGCTTACAAGGgaaaatattgtttgtgtttgtagtcTATGTGTCAAATTGTAGTCACACAGCAGATCCCTACCTGTTTTTATGAGAGAGCGTGTGTAGTGGTTTCTTGGCGTATCCCTCGTTGATCCATCTCTCCTCCATCGCAGCGTTGACGCTCGGTCTCTTAGCCGGGTCTGGCTCCAGGAGAGACAGCACGAATGCCACCGCACCTGAAGCAGGGGCACAGATGAAGCAGTGCAACATTGGTTTTCTTTATCTTCGATATTTAAAGAGAGTTTTAGCCTCCATCAAGCTCGCAACTTCATTGTTTTGGTCCACTATTACTGCTCTTGAACCACCATTTCTGTCCAAAAACCCCTGTGTCCTGACCTGCCCAGCCCCAAAAACGGAGCTCAAAGGAGGGttttattgcagctttaaatgctataatCATCTTAGCACTAGCTGGCATTATTAGCTGACATCTGAACATAGTTGCCCACATGGATATCAGTCCAGACCACACAGTAACAGTTGGGATTCTGAGCTCAAGAAATTGATGCTCAACAACTGCATGGAAGAGATTACGGTAAATGTACTGAGTGCTTCACCATGCCTCGTATTCCCCCACACACTGGCGGGCATGCAAGGCTCTAAAGGGCACTCTGGCATGCTTTAGGTGGAGTTTAAGATCAGACAACCAACCATGCATGTAGGATGTTACATATAACATGGTAACTATTCTTGCCTGGCCAAAAGGATCTAAACTATGCTGCAAACGAGTGCCAGACTGAAACAGTATCAGAGACGACCGCAGCTACAGAGGCTGGATTTCCCTTCAGGACAACCAATTCAACCTGTCAGCCTGTGACATGGAGCTGTCCTGTGACAGCCAAGTGGGGTTGGTAGTTTGACGCCAGATGGGGATTCCTGATAAGCTCAACCTGTCGGGTGCAGGTGAACTCTAACAGGACTGCATGCCAAATTCACAGataatgtatatataatgtaaactgtatagatagatagatagatactgtataAGCCACTACTTCCATTCAATTTGCTAGCCAGTTCTCTCTGTCAGTGCAACTCAGTTGGCTTATAAAGGATAGAATCAAATGCactatttgttgatttttaataatcaacaaatatgtattatatttagaATAATACCTTCTGAAGATACTCACTTCGTCTGCAGTAAAAGTCTAAAAAACTGTGTTGAAggcaaacataaaaacatagaaaatggacaaaaagtGGGGAAAAGACAAGGACCAAATGAATGAGCTGATATTAATATAAATGGGCCAGTCTGACAAAAGTTACTAtggcagaagaaaaagaagatggaaGAAAGTGATACAGAACTTTaatcctcgtgttgtcctcgggtcaaatttgacccattttcagttttttcatcacaaaaaatggccctttgaaataagctgaaaatgtcgacattagaaatatcaaataactttggaaaaaaacattaaaaaaaggagccacaacattgaaaaagtgacacaaatgtcagaaaaagcgataacttttttcatggttgacgggaagacaacaagggTTAATCAGGAGGAAAACATCCCGTTTGGCAGGATGAAGTCAACAAGTTGTTATCGATGTCTAAGACGCGCGCCCGTGGCAGCGATACAGCGTTTCAGAGCTTTAGAGCCGTGCCGGTTTTCCCCACAGTAACCGgagctgtgtttgtttgtggtgacATGACGCCATGACTGAGTGTGGGGTGGCAGTGGGTAAGAGAGAGCAAAataaagcagagagagacagagaccttAACGCCACTTTATTTGATGCAGAGGCCAAGTACAagtggaatacattttttttcttcttatttctaATAAGACAAGGGGTTGTTATGGGAAACttgggacactaaactgcactCAAACCGGTGCAGAGGTTGTGTGGATTAGGCTAGATAAACATCTAAATGTGGGAAATTCGGTGTTACGGTTGCACAAAGTACATATATATCAGAGtggatatatactgtaaataaagaaatctaaGGAGTTTGGATATGCACGGTATTTCTAATAGGAATTTTTATGAtccagtatttacataattaaggagtgtAATGGagaacagtaataatgaataaatagtagcagcagagaATTGCACAAATTTCAAGCCAGATAATATAGTTTGATACTGGAATTTTATCTGTTGTGCAACACAATTGGCTCGAAATTTTtgcaatactctgctgctactatttattcattattactgttcaccattgTGTTAATAAGCTAGAGAAAATTGATTCAGATTTTAGATCATGGGAGGGGATCCACAAAAGCCTAGCTACATGGTCAGAacaatgtaaatggactgtttttatataggATTATTCTAGTTTTAACAACTACTTAAAGCTCTTTTACATAGCaaagtacaggaaccatttacacacattcacacactgtggccaaggatgccttacaaggtgccacccgctcatcagatacacactcatgcacatatacactccgatggcgcagcattggAGGCAACTCTGGGtccagtgtcttgcccaaggacactttgatatgggactgcagggccagggattgaaccaccaaccttggAAAGTGATTGCTCTACCATTGAGCCACAGCGGCCCAAgagggtttattttttaacaaagggATATCAGCTTGTGGGCTATAGAACCGTAGGGATTTTTTTCGGGTTATTGAGAGGTCGGAACAATGGAGCGTCGAAGAAATGACATGGCACccgacccagacccagacccagggtGAGTCTGACTGAGCTGGAGGAAGGAAGGCTTTGCTCCGCGATGAAGTGGTAAACGCACATagtgtctggcttttgtttgatatgAAGCTAGAATCTGCAGAAAATGTTGCACATTTCCAATCCCGGGTTAGCACAGTTGGCACACTTTAGCTTGAAAGGGCTAACTCAGGTTACTGCGTTACTTTGAACGTCGTTTTTACACTGAACGTCCCACCAAACCCTGTTCAACAAAATCTGGCAGTTCAATAAAGAATAGCCTGATGGTCTACAGGAATAGCAtaacttaactttttttattgtgaagaagCCCCTGAGTTGAAATATGGAGTTACCTTTGCTGATGTCACCGGGGATGCTGCTGATCTCTCCGTTGACCATCTTCTGGTGCAGGTGTTTGATGTTGAAAGGCTCAACAGTGAAGGGCAGAGTCCCTGTCAGCATGGCAAACATACTCACACctctacacacacgcacgcacacacacaaacacaaaacaagcaaaatgtgAAGAAACATAAACACAAGATGCACACACAGTAATGCATTCAGTCATTTGTTTCAAACGGCCGGACAGGACGCCTCCTCACACACTGAGACTTGATCACTTACACAGACCACACATCCACTTTGGGTCCATACTTCCTGTGAGCCAGCAGCTCCGGGGCCGCATAGGCAGGACTTCCACACTGTGTGTTGAGGAGCTCCAGAGACAACGATTCAGCCTTCAGAGTGTTACTCAGGCCAAAGTCTGTATGAAACATCATCATTTTAACAGTGGAGCACATGCACAGACGCATCAGATAGCTAAGGAAGGTTCTGCTGATCATGCTGATCCGTCACAACAATGTCCGTCATTGGAGAAAGCAGGAAGTATTAACATACCCACAATCTTTATGTTGTTGTGTTCATCCAGCAGGAAGTTCTCAATCTTTAGATctctgaagaagaaaagaaaagaaagagcgGTGTAGTCACAAAGAAAGACTGTGGTTCGAATTCCTTTGTCCTACAGGAATTTCTAAAGGGATTTTTCCCTTGCAGATTACTATTTTGGAGTACTTAAAGTGACTGACACTGTAGTGGTTGTTCAATGTAAAAACTCTTGCAGTGTGGTTGGCCTTACTCAGCTTTTtcctgtgtatatatatatggacaACCAGATGAAATGGGACCTTACTGGACCCACAGAAGCTAAGAAAAACCCAAAATAAATTTGGGTTTGGATGGAGCTCAGGATGAACAGATAGTGGTAATTTGGGATATTAGTTTGTTTTGGACAAGTCAAGTCAAACTGAACATTTCCGGATGAAGTGAAGCTCTTCTTGACTTTCTGTCACAGTAGTATGTCTGTGTTCACCTGGGAAAGTTGCTTCGCTCCCCTAAAAGTACCCCAGCCTCACCACCAACCACACCCCCAGCTAAATGAAAATTTGTggtcagtagagagagagagagagagagagaactccCATATAAACTATAGCCTGGGAATCAGCCATTTTCCTTTCATCTGCATTCATCTAACTAGCAGACACTCTGGGtctcaaaaatgcaaaaaacactgCTCACACAACCCCAATACAGTAAAGTTCAAAGAAAGACGGAGGAAGTAAGAGGAAAAAAGGGTAAGAAAGTGCAAGAGCAGACATTGTCATAAAGGAGAAAATGTATGCGGTGAACCTACTGGATGTGGGTGGTATAGAAG from Etheostoma cragini isolate CJK2018 chromosome 18, CSU_Ecrag_1.0, whole genome shotgun sequence encodes the following:
- the LOC117961725 gene encoding hormonally up-regulated neu tumor-associated kinase homolog; the protein is MPAAAVKLTPEDMVAEEGGEGEPGTAQWDASGPGRDKPPLPSLKVPRELLRSFPHSKRVGSYLVGKMINKGSFAKVMEGLHIGTGEKVAIKVIDKKKARQDSYVLKNMKREPRIHQMVRHPHIVVLLETLETENSYYMAMELCAGGDLMDRICERKRLEEREVRRYTRQILSAVEHLHKHGIVHRDLKIENFLLDEHNNIKIVDFGLSNTLKAESLSLELLNTQCGSPAYAAPELLAHRKYGPKVDVWSVGVSMFAMLTGTLPFTVEPFNIKHLHQKMVNGEISSIPGDISKGAVAFVLSLLEPDPAKRPSVNAAMEERWINEGYAKKPLHTLSHKNRLCPEDLNSSVLAYMKETLGYSLSEIIHTLTINRPSAIMASYHLLLHKLSRSQKGAKASKKLESNDWSLPGKNTWRERNTSESKTKQQNEPPNQKSAKQSSRPLRAQQPTMCQSNRKRPEDLHRKDHRENAENRPPSPSPPQPPLSASPSIPPRLPSPSLAPEDEEIAITLDTRETLFPEVSVFRDRELVHLPPPKSSAAQLCDSAPCQVLLPAEPIRDSSPSRLIRHAHLLRTTQSDGAADAGSGCFHDNRHQDDRSHHLSINERLEKLETFYSAEKNGISPRMLLEADARATHSPDRDHLGTMETTQTSPSAPLPRLRNAGLKDSRGSKMTWVGLTRPGPPGILVNRSKPPAFPSQRQHTLVIKSLRQERGKRRDLSAAAGGGGGGERGTAGGAKRNSVQLRSSLQHRAADLNLPRLPAALQGKTDRKNQLHSMDC